The Paenibacillus spongiae nucleotide sequence TTTCCACGCAGGACAGTCCCAACTCTTGAAAACCTTGATAAAGTTGAAGCTTGCCGCGGTTATTTGCCTCTAGTGTCAAGCGCACGTGTTCCGTATCGTAAAGTGCGGCTGCAGCCGCAGCTTGAGCTAGTGCATTCACGTTGAACGGTTCTTTGACCTTGGCAATTTGCCGGATAATCGTCTCGGGAGCAGCGCCGTATCCGACCCTTATACCGGCCAGACCGTATAGTTTAGAGAAGGTTTGCAGCACGATGACCGGATATCCGGCCCGGACGAACTCCAGTCCGTCTGTATAGTCTGATGCGGTGGCAAATTGGCTATATGCGGCATCCATAAGTACGACGATATGCTTGGGCAATACGTCCAGCAGATGGTGCAGAATCCCTCTAGGCAAATAGGTGCCGGTCGGATTGTTCGGTGAACAGAGACAAAGCAGCTTGGTGAGCTCATTCACAGCTCCGACAATGGCATCTATATCGAATTGAAAATTCTCGCCAAGAGGCACCTGTACGACCGTTGCTCCCATCAAATGCGCTCCGAATTCATATTCGCTAAATGATGGCGTGCATATAATCACTTCGTCGCCGGTCTCAAGGAATGTTTCGGATAGAAGGGTAATCAGTTCATCTCCGCCGTTACTGATGATGAATTGATCGGGACTCAGCTCCAGCTTAGCTGCCAGAGACTGCCTTAGGCGGGAAGTGCTTGCATCCGGATAGCGATGAAGATCATGCAACGAGCCTGCAATAGCATCAAGTGCTCGGGGCGATGGTCCAAGCGGATTCTCGTTTGAAGCGAGCTTGATAATATTCGGCAACCCTAGCTCGGCTTGAAGCTCCCAAATGGGCTTTCCTGGTGTATACGGAGTCAAATGCTGAAGCGTTTCACGCGCTTTGACATTAAACTTAATTTCCATGGTTCATCCCCGCTTCTATATCAAGAATAATAATGGTTTGGGATGAATATAAGGGGTTTCGGCCGAAAAGTAACCCTCCAATCCTGCATGCTTTTGACCAAGCCGCTTCCGGCTGAGAGAACCGGCTGGTGCGCAAAAGCCGACGAATGGATGGTTACGCGGTCAGGCATAACCGTTATATTCGGAATAATTTATAGGCGAGAAAATGAAACGTGTTGTTCTAAGAAGCATACGTTTGATCGCGAACAT carries:
- the hisC gene encoding histidinol-phosphate transaminase gives rise to the protein MEIKFNVKARETLQHLTPYTPGKPIWELQAELGLPNIIKLASNENPLGPSPRALDAIAGSLHDLHRYPDASTSRLRQSLAAKLELSPDQFIISNGGDELITLLSETFLETGDEVIICTPSFSEYEFGAHLMGATVVQVPLGENFQFDIDAIVGAVNELTKLLCLCSPNNPTGTYLPRGILHHLLDVLPKHIVVLMDAAYSQFATASDYTDGLEFVRAGYPVIVLQTFSKLYGLAGIRVGYGAAPETIIRQIAKVKEPFNVNALAQAAAAAALYDTEHVRLTLEANNRGKLQLYQGFQELGLSCVESMSNFVLVDIGPDAKRVYETLLARGIIVRFGGIWNLPHYLRISVGTREENAALLKEIASIMNQAE